Proteins co-encoded in one Sulfurimonas sp. HSL1-2 genomic window:
- a CDS encoding LysE family translocator, which yields MTFYSIAGLSAAMFVLAVTPGPGVFITVSKALASGFRNTLPVIAGIVTGDLIFLLFAIFGLAAISETFETMFLIIKYLGAGYLIWLGIKLWRSHPEKMEITASKKHRFLSGLSITLGNPKVILFYLGFLPTFVDLNALSSLDVFSIAFIVSSILGAVMSFYAYSASRARQLFKNERTQKQMNEIAGSVMIGTGSLLLYRT from the coding sequence ATGACTTTTTACAGTATTGCAGGTTTATCTGCCGCCATGTTTGTTTTAGCCGTGACACCGGGGCCCGGAGTGTTTATTACCGTATCCAAAGCTTTGGCTTCGGGATTCAGAAATACGTTGCCTGTTATCGCAGGGATTGTTACGGGTGATTTGATATTTCTTCTGTTCGCGATTTTCGGTCTTGCGGCCATCTCAGAAACATTTGAAACAATGTTTCTTATTATCAAGTATCTGGGCGCGGGGTACCTGATTTGGCTGGGGATTAAATTGTGGCGGTCGCATCCGGAAAAAATGGAAATCACCGCTTCAAAAAAGCACCGCTTTTTAAGCGGCCTCTCCATAACGCTCGGCAATCCAAAGGTCATCTTGTTCTATCTGGGATTTCTACCCACATTTGTAGACTTGAATGCACTGAGCAGTTTGGATGTTTTCTCCATAGCCTTTATCGTCTCTTCCATTCTGGGTGCGGTCATGTCGTTTTATGCCTATTCGGCATCCCGTGCGAGACAACTTTTCAAAAACGAACGGACGCAAAAGCAGATGAATGAAATTGCCGGGAGTGTAATGATCGGCACAGGGTCTCTATTGCTTTATAGAACCTAA
- a CDS encoding YggS family pyridoxal phosphate-dependent enzyme, whose translation MTQTEYKIYIDKIVERIERARILVSEHHIVKVVAVSKYVDADAVHSLYEIGQRAFGENKVQDLKSKMETLEELPLEWHFIGSLQKNKINQLIDLDPFLMQSLHSLELAEALDKRLEAKGKTMECLLQINSAKEDTKSGVMPEEAHDIYAQIAETCPRIDLRGVMSIGAHTENNDHIKQSFETTRRIFDGLKGAQICSMGMSGDFELAIACGSTMVRLGSLLFPGR comes from the coding sequence ATGACACAGACAGAGTATAAAATCTACATCGACAAGATCGTCGAACGGATCGAACGGGCGCGCATTCTGGTGAGCGAACACCACATCGTCAAAGTGGTCGCCGTCAGCAAATATGTCGACGCCGATGCCGTCCACTCCCTCTACGAGATCGGGCAGCGTGCCTTCGGCGAGAACAAGGTCCAGGACCTCAAATCGAAGATGGAAACGCTGGAAGAGCTCCCGCTGGAGTGGCACTTTATCGGGAGCCTTCAGAAGAACAAGATCAACCAGCTGATCGACCTCGACCCCTTTCTGATGCAGTCGCTGCACTCCTTGGAGCTGGCCGAGGCCCTCGACAAGCGCCTGGAAGCCAAGGGCAAAACGATGGAGTGCCTGCTGCAGATCAACAGCGCCAAAGAGGATACGAAGTCCGGCGTCATGCCCGAAGAAGCCCACGATATCTACGCGCAGATCGCGGAGACCTGCCCCCGAATCGACCTGCGCGGCGTCATGAGCATCGGGGCCCACACCGAGAACAACGACCACATCAAGCAGAGCTTCGAGACGACCCGCAGGATCTTCGACGGGCTCAAAGGAGCCCAGATCTGCTCCATGGGCATGAGCGGCGATTTCGAGCTGGCGATCGCCTGCGGCTCCACGATGGTTCGCCTCGGTTCCCTTCTTTTCCCCGGGCGCTGA
- a CDS encoding EI24 domain-containing protein: protein MNETLLSISIRDFFSKRMLQFALIPFLGTILLMYTLFFGIADAGIDSLRESTLQIEQHQQTQQNGVVETQHETTTVEGGSAILRFLMEHTVTSWLVSFIVFTVGGFITFIFAMFIALIIIGFLTPYIVKEIHRRHYSHLPLEHHGSIAGIILASLKHVFIMLLLFLVLTPFYFVPLLNLVAFNLPFYYLFHKLYLLDVASETTTKERFKLIMAFHGGQVRMTTLGLYLLSLVPFAAYITPVFNVIVLTHSMFRKTVEVEAHHESVSAAKSATEKVPNGSQDVLPS from the coding sequence GTGAACGAAACACTCCTCTCCATCAGCATCCGCGACTTCTTTTCCAAACGGATGCTCCAGTTCGCGCTGATCCCCTTCCTGGGTACCATCCTGCTCATGTACACGCTCTTTTTCGGCATTGCCGACGCTGGCATCGACTCGCTGCGCGAGAGTACGCTTCAGATAGAGCAGCACCAGCAGACACAGCAGAACGGCGTGGTCGAGACGCAGCACGAAACGACGACGGTCGAAGGGGGCTCGGCCATCCTGCGCTTCTTGATGGAGCATACCGTCACCTCTTGGCTGGTCAGCTTCATCGTCTTTACCGTCGGCGGGTTTATCACATTCATCTTTGCCATGTTCATCGCGCTGATCATCATCGGCTTCCTTACCCCCTACATCGTCAAAGAGATACACCGGCGCCACTACAGCCACCTGCCGCTGGAGCACCACGGTTCCATCGCGGGCATCATCCTGGCCTCGCTGAAGCATGTGTTCATCATGCTTCTGCTCTTTTTGGTGCTGACGCCCTTCTATTTTGTCCCGCTGCTGAACCTCGTGGCCTTCAATCTCCCCTTTTACTACCTGTTCCACAAGCTCTACCTGCTCGACGTCGCCTCGGAAACGACGACCAAGGAGCGCTTCAAGCTCATCATGGCCTTCCACGGCGGGCAGGTGAGGATGACGACGCTGGGGCTCTACCTGCTCTCGCTGGTCCCCTTCGCCGCCTACATCACCCCGGTGTTCAACGTCATCGTCCTCACGCACTCCATGTTCCGCAAGACGGTCGAAGTCGAAGCGCACCACGAAAGCGTATCTGCCGCAAAAAGCGCCACAGAGAAAGTCCCGAACGGTTCGCAAGACGTGCTGCCTTCCTAG
- a CDS encoding LemA family protein: MTALIILAVIVVIIVLMYNSLVAKKNQVDNIFAGIDAVLKKRYNLIPNLVSSVQQYMQHERGILEKVTELRSQAMKPGISDEQKIVLDKQITSALGSIMVAVENYPDLKANENVMHLQRSLSEIEAQIAAARRAYNQAVTDYNNAIEMIPTNILANMMHYTRKQVFEITEDERKNVDVGALFKQ, translated from the coding sequence ATGACCGCACTCATCATCCTTGCCGTCATCGTCGTCATCATCGTCCTGATGTACAACAGCCTCGTTGCCAAAAAGAACCAGGTCGACAACATCTTCGCCGGCATCGATGCCGTGCTCAAAAAACGCTACAACCTCATCCCGAACCTTGTCAGCTCCGTCCAGCAGTATATGCAGCACGAGCGCGGCATTCTGGAGAAGGTCACCGAACTGCGTTCCCAGGCGATGAAACCGGGGATCTCCGATGAACAGAAGATCGTCCTGGACAAGCAGATCACCTCTGCGCTCGGCAGCATCATGGTCGCGGTGGAGAACTACCCGGACCTCAAGGCCAACGAAAACGTCATGCACCTGCAGCGCAGCCTCTCCGAGATCGAAGCCCAGATCGCCGCGGCCCGCCGCGCCTACAACCAGGCCGTGACGGACTACAACAACGCCATCGAGATGATCCCGACGAACATTCTCGCCAATATGATGCACTATACCCGCAAACAGGTCTTCGAGATCACGGAGGACGAACGTAAAAACGTCGATGTCGGAGCCCTTTTCAAACAGTAA
- a CDS encoding acylphosphatase: protein MQSRRYSVRGRVQGVWFRATIQQHAREMGLCGYIRNCSDGSVEAAVSCPNDDCFDQFERLLWEGSPLSVVDNVSYDIIEEIFEGDFEQR, encoded by the coding sequence ATGCAGAGCAGACGATATTCGGTCCGTGGCCGGGTGCAGGGGGTATGGTTCCGCGCGACCATCCAGCAGCATGCCCGGGAAATGGGGTTGTGCGGCTATATCCGCAACTGTTCCGACGGCAGCGTCGAAGCCGCCGTCAGCTGTCCCAATGACGACTGTTTCGACCAGTTCGAACGGCTGCTGTGGGAAGGATCGCCGCTCAGCGTCGTCGACAATGTCTCCTACGACATCATCGAAGAAATTTTTGAAGGGGATTTCGAGCAGCGCTAG
- a CDS encoding NAD(P)/FAD-dependent oxidoreductase, whose amino-acid sequence MSTIAIIGGGAAGLMAAITAAEAGAGVTVYEQNAEPGKKILASGNGHCNIINTTSDLDDFEGEATDFAAFALETMNFTAFERFCKRLGLLLEIREDGKCYPMSQEARSVQSVLLRAAQHRGVRFENGAYVTGVTGEGNIFAVAAGEETRRYERLIIATGSPAAPQLGGNDSGMAMAEALGHRIVPPFPSLVGLHLDAAELEKMAGTKTTARVTLLVDNATVQEEEGDLLFTRYGVSGFAVLDLSHATSRALQAYAYVTVKIDLLPRFTVQSLASQIEQMAKTIPDDTLYDLLCGLLPRKLIRPLLQAQKIAADLPCSALNAKTAKKVAYIIKQWSFTVTDTHGYQHAEVAGGGVATEAIDPKTMASQIVEGLFFAGEVIDITGHRGGFNFHFAWGSGYLAGLHAAKAPAV is encoded by the coding sequence ATGAGTACGATCGCAATTATCGGCGGCGGTGCCGCAGGGCTTATGGCCGCCATCACGGCAGCGGAAGCGGGTGCCGGCGTCACCGTTTACGAGCAGAATGCCGAACCCGGCAAAAAGATCCTTGCCTCGGGCAACGGGCACTGCAACATTATCAACACGACCTCGGACCTGGATGATTTCGAAGGGGAAGCCACGGACTTCGCCGCTTTTGCGCTGGAGACGATGAACTTCACCGCGTTCGAGCGCTTCTGCAAACGTCTCGGCCTGCTGCTGGAGATCAGGGAGGACGGCAAATGCTACCCCATGAGCCAGGAGGCGCGCAGCGTGCAGAGCGTCCTGCTGCGTGCCGCGCAGCACCGGGGAGTCCGTTTTGAGAACGGCGCCTATGTCACGGGAGTCACGGGGGAGGGAAACATTTTTGCCGTCGCGGCCGGTGAGGAGACACGCCGCTATGAACGGCTGATCATCGCGACGGGCTCGCCCGCCGCACCGCAGCTCGGCGGCAACGACAGCGGGATGGCGATGGCCGAAGCGCTCGGCCACCGCATCGTGCCCCCCTTCCCTTCGCTGGTCGGGCTGCATCTCGATGCGGCGGAGCTGGAGAAGATGGCCGGGACCAAGACGACCGCGCGGGTGACGCTGCTCGTTGACAACGCGACTGTACAGGAGGAGGAAGGCGATCTGCTGTTCACACGCTACGGCGTCTCGGGTTTTGCCGTCCTGGACCTCTCCCATGCCACGTCGCGTGCCCTGCAGGCCTATGCCTACGTCACCGTGAAGATCGACCTGCTTCCCCGCTTTACCGTGCAGTCGCTCGCATCCCAGATCGAACAGATGGCCAAAACGATTCCCGATGATACGCTCTACGATCTGCTCTGCGGGCTGCTGCCGCGCAAACTGATCCGTCCGCTGCTGCAGGCACAGAAAATTGCGGCCGACCTGCCCTGCAGCGCCCTTAATGCCAAGACGGCAAAGAAGGTGGCCTATATCATCAAGCAGTGGTCCTTCACGGTCACCGACACCCACGGCTACCAGCATGCCGAAGTCGCCGGCGGCGGCGTGGCGACGGAGGCGATCGACCCCAAAACAATGGCGTCACAGATCGTCGAGGGGCTCTTTTTTGCCGGGGAGGTCATCGACATTACCGGGCACCGCGGCGGCTTCAACTTCCATTTTGCCTGGGGCAGCGGCTACCTGGCAGGGCTGCACGCCGCCAAAGCCCCCGCTGTCTAG
- a CDS encoding YtfJ family protein: MKIILTLFALTLSLMALQTGQPLPPLSLNGDEGGKVDGTAWSSDELKEKVHVIFYVDPDEKDLNNPFSDALKAEDFDRSRFASVAVINMEATWLPNFAIAKSLKAKQEKFPDTIYVKDMHKKGVAAWKVADDNSDIIITDKSGNVLYLHEGQVPESSFAEIISLIKEHM, translated from the coding sequence ATGAAAATCATCCTGACCCTTTTCGCACTCACGCTCAGCCTGATGGCCCTGCAGACGGGCCAGCCCCTGCCCCCGCTCTCGCTCAACGGCGATGAAGGCGGCAAAGTCGACGGCACCGCCTGGAGCAGTGACGAGCTCAAAGAGAAGGTCCACGTCATCTTCTACGTCGACCCGGACGAGAAAGACCTCAACAACCCCTTCTCCGACGCCCTGAAGGCCGAAGACTTCGACCGAAGCCGTTTCGCCTCCGTCGCCGTCATCAACATGGAGGCAACCTGGCTGCCCAATTTCGCCATCGCCAAATCGCTCAAGGCGAAGCAGGAGAAATTCCCCGATACGATCTACGTCAAAGATATGCATAAGAAGGGGGTCGCCGCCTGGAAGGTCGCCGACGACAATTCCGACATCATCATCACGGACAAAAGCGGCAACGTCCTCTATCTCCATGAGGGGCAGGTCCCCGAAAGCAGCTTCGCCGAGATCATCTCACTGATCAAGGAACATATGTGA
- a CDS encoding DUF3137 domain-containing protein: MKSASELTDYYYTELYDSLQELEQERHAVRKKVLTLFGILGALSLLIIAFIYNSCHCFNESFIWIGVGATTIGGFGYRMLVSGYRSGFKEKIIRPLIEAIEKELHYAPDAFIPQSLFQFSHLFDKRVDRFRGNDLVRGQIDGISLQFSDIHAEHRSRDSKGRTHWSTIFQGLFIVADFNKHFKGRTLILPDLAENLFGSYIGGMLQSRNFTKDQLVKMDDPAFEKAFVVYGTDQIEARYILTHTMMQRLLKLKNDTGSKIYVSFNGEKIMIAVDYDKDLFEPTVFASLLSIEQAMGYIRTLRSSIGIVEELKLNEKLWSKV; this comes from the coding sequence ATGAAGAGCGCCTCTGAACTTACTGATTATTACTATACGGAACTCTACGACTCCCTGCAGGAGCTGGAGCAGGAGCGCCACGCGGTCCGCAAGAAGGTCCTGACCCTCTTCGGCATCCTGGGGGCGCTGTCGCTGCTGATCATCGCTTTCATCTACAACAGCTGCCACTGCTTTAACGAATCATTCATCTGGATCGGTGTCGGGGCGACGACCATCGGCGGCTTCGGCTACCGGATGCTCGTCAGCGGTTATCGCAGCGGGTTCAAGGAGAAGATCATCCGGCCGCTGATCGAGGCGATCGAAAAAGAGCTCCATTATGCCCCGGACGCTTTCATCCCCCAGTCGCTCTTCCAGTTCTCCCACCTCTTCGATAAGCGTGTCGACCGTTTCCGGGGCAACGACCTCGTGCGGGGGCAGATCGACGGTATCTCACTGCAGTTCTCCGACATTCATGCCGAACACCGCAGCCGCGACTCCAAGGGCAGGACCCACTGGTCGACGATCTTCCAGGGGCTCTTCATCGTCGCGGACTTCAACAAACACTTCAAGGGGCGCACCCTCATCCTTCCCGACCTCGCCGAAAACCTTTTCGGCTCCTATATCGGCGGGATGCTGCAGTCGCGCAACTTTACCAAAGACCAGCTCGTCAAGATGGACGACCCCGCTTTCGAGAAGGCCTTCGTCGTCTACGGCACCGACCAGATCGAAGCGCGCTATATCCTGACGCACACGATGATGCAGCGGCTGCTCAAACTGAAAAACGATACGGGCAGCAAGATCTACGTCTCCTTTAACGGCGAGAAGATCATGATCGCCGTCGACTACGACAAGGACCTCTTCGAACCGACGGTCTTTGCCTCCCTGCTCTCCATCGAACAGGCCATGGGCTACATCCGCACCCTGCGCTCCTCCATCGGCATCGTCGAGGAGCTGAAGCTCAATGAAAAGCTCTGGAGCAAAGTCTGA
- the blaOXA gene encoding class D beta-lactamase: protein MHPVRRKRFRLIIVALLLFPTVGFGWEENAKIAELFHNANVDGTFILYDMTGNAFIGYNQTRTETRYIPASTFKIANALIGLSSGVVKSVDEPLPYKGPAKPFIPEWGHDMGLCRAIAISNVPIYQELARRIGLERMRAGLVKLHYGNEETGKVVDRFWLDGPLKISALEQVEFLTGLVQNRLPLPKQVQESVREILLLEEGADWKLYGKTGWQNAPNNGVGWLVGWLEKKGHFYVFALNIDIKKPSDAKERVKLAKASLKLLGLI, encoded by the coding sequence ATGCACCCCGTACGTAGGAAAAGATTCAGGCTCATCATAGTAGCCCTTCTGCTCTTTCCGACGGTAGGTTTCGGCTGGGAAGAAAATGCCAAGATTGCCGAGCTCTTTCACAATGCGAATGTCGACGGAACGTTCATACTCTACGATATGACTGGGAATGCGTTCATTGGATACAACCAAACCCGCACTGAAACACGCTATATCCCCGCATCGACTTTTAAAATTGCCAACGCGCTCATCGGGCTCTCGTCGGGTGTCGTCAAAAGCGTGGATGAGCCCCTGCCCTACAAAGGCCCAGCCAAGCCTTTTATTCCGGAGTGGGGACATGATATGGGGTTGTGCAGGGCCATCGCCATCTCCAACGTACCGATCTACCAGGAACTTGCACGGCGCATCGGTCTTGAACGTATGCGTGCCGGCCTCGTCAAACTCCATTACGGCAACGAGGAGACGGGAAAAGTTGTTGACAGATTCTGGCTCGACGGGCCGCTCAAGATCAGCGCACTCGAACAGGTGGAGTTCCTTACCGGACTCGTTCAGAACAGACTGCCGCTTCCGAAACAGGTGCAAGAAAGCGTGCGGGAGATCCTCTTGCTCGAAGAGGGGGCAGACTGGAAGCTCTACGGTAAAACCGGATGGCAGAACGCTCCGAACAACGGCGTCGGCTGGCTGGTGGGATGGCTGGAGAAAAAAGGGCACTTTTACGTGTTTGCCCTGAATATTGACATCAAAAAACCCTCTGATGCAAAGGAGCGCGTCAAACTGGCAAAAGCGAGTTTGAAACTTCTGGGCCTGATATAA
- a CDS encoding cupin domain-containing protein, which translates to MPIVSVKNADHYVWATNCEGWHLAASKNLSVIQERVPKGSCETRHFHKKAEQFFYVLSGIATLEVAGEIHILHPHEGFHIPAGIAHTLSNEHEKDLEFLVVSTPPSHGDRENVPQIRVEP; encoded by the coding sequence ATGCCAATCGTTTCTGTAAAAAATGCTGATCATTATGTATGGGCTACCAACTGCGAAGGTTGGCACCTTGCTGCTTCTAAAAACCTAAGCGTGATTCAGGAACGCGTGCCCAAAGGTTCCTGTGAGACTCGCCACTTTCATAAGAAGGCGGAACAATTCTTCTACGTTCTTTCCGGTATTGCAACGCTTGAAGTGGCAGGCGAAATACACATCCTCCATCCGCATGAAGGCTTTCATATTCCTGCCGGTATTGCACACACCTTGAGCAATGAACATGAAAAAGATTTGGAATTTTTAGTGGTATCCACACCACCAAGCCATGGTGATCGAGAAAATGTACCACAAATTAGAGTAGAACCATGA